In the Candidatus Cloacimonas acidaminovorans str. Evry genome, one interval contains:
- the ileS gene encoding isoleucine--tRNA ligase — protein MYKTIDLKESPRHLENRIREYWNKHDLVQKSIDIREGMPRFIFYEGPPTANGKPGIHHIMARTLKDVICRYKTMNGFQVKRKAGWDTHGLPVEIEVEKMLGLKDKRGIEEYGIEKFCQKCRESVFSYEKLWREMTELMGYWIDLDHPYVTLHNSYIESVWWILHNFFSRNLIYKAYKIVPYCPSCGTPLSSHEVAQGYKDIEDPSIYVKFKATDEENTYYLAWTTTPWTLISNVALAVHPEETYLKVEYQGQNLILAKARLQVLDEETKIISEMQGRELEGRCYQPLFNFVSVDKPAWYICLGDYVTMSEGTGIVHTAPAFGQDDYSLALKYNLPFVQPVDSEGKFTEAVTPWAHQFVKDADKDIIRHLKESGNLLKREQIKHSYPFCWRCKSPLIYYARESWYIKTTAYKEQLIENNRKIIWYPPFVGEKRFGDWLENNVDWALSRDRFWGTPLNIWICEKCGKLRSLGSIEELRKEGKMTSGKDVPEDLDLHRPYIDEVVLTCSCGNKMYRTPEVIDCWFDSGSMPFAQWHYPFENYENFEPELFPADIISEGIDQTRGWFYSMLAISTLLKGVSSYKSCLVNELILDKNGRKMSKSHGNAVDPIELMQNYGADAIRWYLLEVSPPWVPTRFDVDGVKEILGKFIGTLKNVYSFFATYANIDGFVAINYPYNWEREVEIDRWIVSRLHSLIIAVRHYFESYDFTKAVRAIQSFVIDELSNWYVRRSRRRFWASGFDQDKIDAYRTLYQVLVETAKLIAPFAPYLAEELFLNLEAGESVHLELYPEANKTYIDTKLEKKMQTVIDIVSLGRAARNECQIKVRQPLNEMFVPAKVKDDLADMIDLVKEEVNIRNITFVSEQDGFVHYELKPDFKLLGPKYGKKVQIINALLLQTPAEKVLQAFNTTGSYTLEIEGETIHLLPEEISVTIIPREGYVFANAKDLFVALDTTLTEELLNEGYARELINKIQFTRKEMNLDIMDNIIVKLVVPEAVAKAIQIYQNYILSETLGKELVFLEKPMANMQCLDINGNKIHLGIEKAV, from the coding sequence ATGTATAAAACAATAGACCTGAAAGAAAGTCCCAGGCATCTGGAAAACCGCATTCGCGAATATTGGAATAAACACGATTTGGTGCAAAAAAGTATTGATATTCGTGAAGGTATGCCACGCTTCATTTTTTATGAAGGACCCCCTACAGCAAATGGCAAACCGGGTATTCATCATATAATGGCAAGGACCTTGAAAGATGTTATCTGCCGTTATAAAACAATGAACGGCTTTCAGGTTAAACGCAAAGCCGGTTGGGATACTCATGGTTTGCCTGTGGAAATTGAAGTGGAAAAAATGCTCGGTCTGAAAGATAAGCGCGGTATAGAGGAATATGGAATTGAGAAATTCTGTCAAAAATGCCGGGAATCCGTTTTCAGCTATGAAAAGCTTTGGCGTGAAATGACAGAACTGATGGGCTATTGGATCGATCTGGATCACCCTTATGTAACTTTGCATAACAGTTATATAGAATCCGTTTGGTGGATTTTGCATAATTTTTTTTCCCGAAACCTCATTTATAAGGCATATAAAATTGTCCCTTATTGCCCCAGCTGTGGAACCCCTCTTTCTTCGCATGAAGTAGCTCAGGGTTATAAAGATATAGAAGACCCCTCCATTTATGTTAAGTTTAAAGCAACAGATGAAGAAAACACCTACTACCTGGCTTGGACAACTACTCCCTGGACTCTAATTTCCAATGTTGCCTTAGCTGTCCATCCTGAAGAAACCTACCTTAAAGTTGAATATCAGGGTCAAAATCTAATTTTAGCTAAAGCTCGCTTACAAGTGCTGGACGAAGAAACAAAGATTATTTCTGAAATGCAAGGCAGGGAACTGGAAGGTCGTTGCTATCAGCCCCTTTTTAATTTTGTAAGTGTTGATAAACCCGCCTGGTATATCTGTTTGGGTGACTATGTAACAATGAGTGAAGGAACCGGAATTGTGCATACAGCTCCTGCATTTGGTCAGGATGATTATTCTTTAGCATTAAAATACAATTTGCCTTTTGTTCAACCGGTAGATAGCGAAGGTAAATTCACTGAAGCAGTAACTCCTTGGGCACATCAGTTTGTTAAAGATGCCGATAAAGATATTATTCGTCACTTGAAAGAAAGCGGCAACTTATTAAAAAGAGAACAGATAAAACATAGCTACCCCTTTTGCTGGAGATGTAAAAGTCCCCTTATTTATTATGCGCGTGAGAGTTGGTATATCAAAACCACGGCTTATAAAGAACAGCTAATAGAAAATAACCGCAAAATTATCTGGTATCCACCTTTTGTAGGAGAAAAACGCTTTGGTGACTGGCTGGAAAACAATGTGGATTGGGCTTTATCCCGTGATCGTTTTTGGGGCACACCCCTCAATATCTGGATTTGTGAAAAATGTGGAAAACTGCGTTCTCTTGGTTCTATTGAAGAATTGCGCAAAGAAGGCAAAATGACCTCCGGAAAAGATGTTCCGGAAGACCTTGATTTACACCGTCCCTATATTGATGAAGTTGTTCTTACCTGTTCCTGCGGAAACAAAATGTATCGCACTCCGGAAGTTATTGATTGCTGGTTTGATAGCGGTTCTATGCCTTTTGCTCAATGGCATTATCCTTTTGAAAATTATGAGAATTTTGAACCGGAACTTTTCCCAGCTGACATCATTTCGGAAGGAATAGACCAAACTCGCGGTTGGTTTTATTCAATGCTTGCCATTTCTACTTTGCTGAAAGGCGTTTCCAGTTATAAAAGTTGTTTGGTAAATGAACTGATTCTGGATAAAAATGGCAGAAAAATGAGTAAATCACACGGAAATGCAGTTGACCCTATTGAACTGATGCAAAATTATGGAGCGGATGCAATTCGCTGGTATCTTTTAGAGGTCTCCCCCCCTTGGGTTCCGACGCGTTTTGATGTAGATGGCGTTAAAGAAATTTTAGGCAAATTCATTGGTACTTTAAAAAATGTTTATTCTTTCTTTGCCACTTATGCCAATATTGATGGTTTTGTGGCAATTAACTATCCTTATAATTGGGAGCGGGAAGTTGAAATAGACCGTTGGATTGTTTCCCGTTTGCATTCACTTATTATTGCTGTTCGCCACTATTTTGAAAGTTATGATTTTACCAAAGCGGTTAGAGCAATTCAAAGTTTTGTTATTGACGAACTTTCCAACTGGTATGTGCGAAGAAGTAGACGCCGTTTTTGGGCTTCGGGATTTGACCAGGACAAAATAGATGCCTATAGAACCCTCTATCAAGTTCTTGTAGAAACCGCTAAACTTATTGCTCCTTTTGCTCCCTATCTGGCAGAAGAGCTCTTCTTAAATCTGGAAGCAGGTGAAAGTGTCCATCTGGAATTGTATCCTGAAGCAAATAAGACCTATATAGATACCAAACTGGAAAAGAAAATGCAGACCGTTATAGATATTGTTTCTTTAGGCAGAGCTGCCAGAAATGAATGCCAGATAAAAGTGCGTCAACCCTTAAACGAAATGTTTGTTCCCGCCAAAGTGAAAGATGATTTGGCAGATATGATAGACCTCGTAAAAGAAGAAGTTAATATCCGTAATATCACTTTTGTAAGCGAACAGGATGGCTTTGTGCACTACGAATTGAAGCCCGATTTCAAACTGCTGGGTCCTAAATACGGAAAAAAAGTACAAATTATTAACGCTCTTTTACTTCAAACCCCGGCAGAAAAGGTCTTGCAGGCATTTAATACGACCGGTTCTTATACCTTAGAAATTGAAGGTGAAACTATCCATCTCTTACCGGAAGAAATTAGTGTAACCATTATTCCCCGTGAAGGTTATGTATTTGCCAATGCGAAAGACCTCTTTGTAGCTTTAGATACTACCTTAACGGAAGAACTCTTAAACGAGGGCTATGCGCGTGAATTGATCAATAAAATCCAATTTACCCGCAAAGAAATGAATTTGGACATTATGGATAATATTATTGTAAAGCTGGTAGTTCCGGAAGCAGTCGCCAAAGCAATTCAGATTTACCAAAACTATATCTTATCGGAAACTCTTGGAAAAGAACTGGTTTTTCTGGAAAAACCAATGGCAAATATGCAATGTCTGGATATCAATGGCAACAAAATTCACTTGGGTATTGAAAAAGCTGTCTAA
- a CDS encoding choice-of-anchor J domain-containing protein gives MKKLLLIPLLVLIVAFAFGVEYAIGTGTSTQSYVPFYGLYNYSWSKTIYTKTEINAAGLTTAGNIDAIAFYVGNTPVNYEMLDQRVYIRHTTLATYGTATDETGTAYPNNANFTYVFQGNLVYNGSGWFAIFFSTPFYWDNENNIEILCENWDGAWVSGYPTFCYTPTPSNTYLSVYKALDAHFPTTADGVGTRTLNRPNIQLIKIDSAPNPAVLSWPLNNGFAFLNDKLQWKSGGGYPSSYDVYLDTVDGTTLVSDNQTGTTYTPTLEPETTYYWKVIPYNSFGPATGVVTWSFQTPTTTQLAESFENTTFPPLGWIRTTSNTTYWGRSTAASINGTASMYALTSTTSVYDISTPKCTITTGSTLNFFTRATNVSQKLQILYSTDRTNWTQIGSDITYAAANVWYNISIDLSNYAGEKYLAFRSPTHTTTGTIYVDAVFGPEFTHEAPGPSTLISPLNNSWVLPGNVTLSWNPPLTGGIPETYDVYFGATSDPPLVSSNQATTTYDVTVNEATTYYWKIVPGNIYGDATDCPIWSFKTPTATQLAESFENTSFPPVGWANPGTWSRSTTYKKHGTASAYKSGSTSTQYILSTPKVTITETSTLDLWTLCSSTSGTLQIIYSPDRTTWTQISSNITHTATYTWYNTIVDLSSLAGNNYYMGIRTGLQSASYYVDLVFGPEFTPETPGAPSLSVPADLATDVNEFTTFTWTAPTTGGVPAGYKLYCDTNNPPVTMLADVTSLTTTLTTPLDYSTTYYWTVSAYNGAGESPTATVRSFTTRNDPTIYTLPWLEDFGTTGTTFPPTNWFRGTGLLADPTTITSSTSYWIQDNWLNDTTVSPVNFAARMNIYSTNRSGWLITPPVQIPDTGYQLDLDIGLTDYGNYAPADAPTDDRFIILIGDGSSWSTANIVREWNNTGSPYVYDNIPYTGEHVTISLDDYTGIKYIAFYGESIATGGDNDFFVDNVMVRLTPAGAPDHVTLVSPINGATYIDPENAEVNWTPAITGGNPAYYEVLVGENPFNPEEGYFGEYSFETENTSLNLSEQDIILPFSSTWYWAVLPYNADGLCPDPLAHEFMVWSFTIAPDPTITSLPYIEYFDEVTAPTLPWGWKAYINSTSTSAYVRTYSSTTYAQSPPNSVQLSNSSDTNADLRLISPPIDLSARSINRIKLKFYARSSTAGYPILIGTVSAKDSTGIFTQITSINLTATKTEYVISLQDYVGTDQYICFKHGLGGSSRSLYIDDVKFIELIPADLAATSISGPTFIQAGNSYDYSISVFNEGTAEQNSYTVNLKTGTETLATLNVNAPLTSGATAQHTLSWIPANGGVYPLYGEVILAGDGNPSNNSSNIIDAYVVDPTMTIIPVGDDASTTTGNYLPLNMYYKNSVTEELYFTDEMHLQTGTITAIVYKNNFVETLLDKSVKIWMAHTDSTSLVNGWLPSANYTLVFDGTVTFPNGINEVVIPLDTPFNFTGGVLATRVNRPMDTSYYNSSDKFYYTTTAEHTNRSRYLQSDSETYNPLAPSAAGTAVGYVPNTYFVVQNAVMQQQAVLEGYVRNSVTNQPIVGATITLTERVSTTTNEDGFYHIGFWESLTVDATASMHAYYNLTITDIALTLGTTVTQNFNLVPMPRVTVSGIVTANDYPSGLVGTTVSISGIENYETVTGTGGAFTITYVLGSADTLSYALTVEKEGYQTYISALDVVETNVNVGTINLTEYLWTPYNLVATHSGNDVSLTWEPAGVPNYYFCDFESDNGGWVSSGYGDWEWGHYNLANYVDIDTYVDTPPQSAHSGTGMWGTVLEGSYSNCNTWSYLRKTFDLSIFSNPVLSFWHYMNGYNTWDYGLIKVNGTTVWGNSSSAVFMPWQELTINLSAYANMNSVEISFEWFATTTVSYAGWYIDDIYIGPASRNIVATQFASRNPGDRWFLNYSVYRFLTADEGTPANWSLLQTGLSDTTYMDTTFGTQPGGKYKWAVIANYSGGLQSNAIISNHLGKLAKPQNVVATKVGTTVQLSWNADPGADYYVIYAAGDPYGTFTVLDYENTTSYTISAPLAKQFFKIASADGTMPIAKELEPPAKSKK, from the coding sequence ATGAAGAAATTATTACTTATCCCTTTGCTCGTGCTAATTGTGGCTTTCGCCTTTGGTGTCGAATATGCTATTGGAACCGGAACAAGCACACAAAGTTATGTCCCTTTTTACGGATTATATAACTATAGCTGGAGTAAGACAATTTATACTAAAACGGAGATAAATGCTGCCGGTTTAACTACTGCTGGTAACATTGATGCCATTGCTTTCTATGTTGGCAACACCCCTGTTAATTATGAAATGTTAGACCAAAGAGTTTATATCCGGCACACAACTTTAGCTACTTATGGAACAGCTACCGATGAAACAGGAACCGCTTACCCTAATAATGCTAATTTTACCTATGTCTTTCAGGGTAATTTGGTCTATAATGGAAGTGGCTGGTTTGCCATTTTCTTTTCTACTCCTTTTTACTGGGATAATGAAAACAACATAGAAATCCTATGTGAAAACTGGGATGGAGCTTGGGTTAGCGGCTATCCTACTTTTTGTTATACTCCAACTCCTTCTAATACTTATTTGAGCGTTTATAAAGCTTTAGATGCCCATTTTCCAACAACTGCTGATGGTGTTGGAACAAGAACTTTAAACCGTCCAAATATACAGTTAATAAAAATTGATTCTGCTCCCAATCCTGCAGTATTGTCTTGGCCCCTTAATAATGGTTTTGCTTTTCTCAATGATAAGTTGCAATGGAAAAGTGGTGGAGGTTATCCCAGCAGTTATGATGTCTATTTAGATACAGTAGATGGAACTACTTTAGTTAGTGATAACCAAACGGGAACTACTTACACTCCTACTTTAGAACCTGAAACCACATATTACTGGAAAGTTATCCCTTACAATAGTTTTGGACCTGCTACAGGAGTCGTAACCTGGAGTTTCCAAACCCCAACTACTACTCAACTGGCAGAAAGTTTTGAAAATACAACTTTCCCACCACTTGGTTGGATTAGGACAACATCAAATACAACTTATTGGGGAAGGTCAACTGCCGCTTCTATTAATGGAACTGCCAGTATGTATGCTTTAACTTCTACCACTTCTGTATATGATATTTCAACACCTAAATGCACAATTACCACCGGTAGTACATTGAATTTCTTTACAAGGGCAACAAATGTAAGCCAAAAACTACAAATCTTATATTCAACTGACAGGACCAACTGGACTCAAATCGGGTCTGATATTACTTACGCTGCTGCCAATGTCTGGTATAATATATCTATAGATTTGAGCAACTACGCCGGGGAAAAATACCTTGCTTTTCGATCACCCACTCATACTACTACTGGCACTATTTATGTAGATGCTGTTTTTGGTCCGGAATTTACTCATGAAGCACCAGGTCCCTCAACTCTTATTTCTCCTTTAAATAACAGTTGGGTCCTTCCTGGAAATGTAACCCTTTCTTGGAATCCCCCTTTAACTGGTGGAATTCCTGAAACTTATGATGTATATTTCGGAGCTACATCTGATCCTCCTCTGGTAAGTAGTAATCAAGCAACAACCACTTATGATGTAACTGTTAATGAAGCAACCACTTATTACTGGAAAATTGTTCCTGGTAATATATATGGAGATGCTACTGACTGTCCGATTTGGAGTTTTAAAACCCCAACTGCTACTCAATTGGCAGAAAGCTTTGAAAATACATCTTTCCCGCCTGTGGGTTGGGCAAATCCAGGAACTTGGAGTCGTTCTACAACCTATAAGAAACACGGAACTGCCTCCGCTTACAAATCTGGTTCAACTTCCACACAGTATATTCTGTCCACCCCTAAAGTAACGATAACTGAAACAAGTACTTTAGACCTCTGGACTTTATGTTCTTCTACATCTGGTACTTTGCAAATTATCTATTCTCCGGATAGAACTACCTGGACTCAGATTAGCAGCAATATTACTCATACAGCAACCTATACCTGGTATAATACGATTGTGGACTTAAGTTCTCTTGCAGGCAATAACTATTACATGGGAATCAGAACCGGTTTACAATCAGCAAGTTACTATGTTGATCTGGTCTTTGGTCCTGAATTTACTCCCGAAACACCCGGAGCACCTTCTCTAAGTGTTCCTGCAGACCTGGCAACCGATGTAAATGAATTTACTACCTTTACTTGGACTGCTCCTACAACAGGTGGTGTGCCTGCCGGTTACAAACTCTATTGTGATACCAATAATCCACCTGTTACAATGTTAGCTGATGTTACATCGCTTACTACTACTCTTACAACTCCGCTGGATTACAGCACAACCTATTATTGGACAGTTTCAGCTTATAACGGTGCCGGCGAGAGTCCTACAGCTACAGTAAGAAGCTTTACAACCAGAAACGATCCTACTATTTATACTTTACCCTGGCTGGAAGATTTCGGAACAACAGGAACAACCTTCCCACCTACGAATTGGTTTCGGGGAACCGGTTTATTGGCAGATCCGACTACAATTACTTCCAGTACATCATATTGGATTCAGGATAACTGGTTAAATGATACAACGGTAAGCCCTGTAAACTTTGCAGCAAGAATGAATATTTATAGCACAAACAGGTCTGGCTGGTTGATTACGCCTCCTGTTCAAATTCCCGATACCGGTTATCAGCTGGACTTGGATATCGGATTAACTGACTATGGAAATTATGCTCCTGCTGATGCTCCGACTGATGATAGATTCATTATACTAATCGGCGATGGAAGTAGCTGGTCTACGGCTAATATTGTTAGAGAATGGAATAATACCGGTTCACCCTATGTCTATGATAATATACCATATACCGGTGAGCATGTAACAATTTCTTTGGATGATTATACTGGTATTAAATATATAGCCTTTTATGGAGAATCTATTGCCACTGGCGGAGATAATGATTTCTTCGTAGATAATGTGATGGTTCGTTTAACTCCTGCAGGTGCACCTGATCATGTTACTTTGGTAAGTCCTATAAATGGAGCTACCTATATAGACCCCGAAAATGCAGAAGTCAATTGGACTCCTGCTATAACTGGTGGAAATCCTGCTTACTATGAAGTTTTAGTAGGAGAGAATCCCTTTAATCCGGAAGAAGGTTATTTTGGTGAATATTCGTTTGAGACAGAAAATACCAGCTTAAATCTTTCCGAACAGGATATTATATTGCCATTTAGCAGTACCTGGTATTGGGCTGTTTTACCTTACAATGCAGATGGATTGTGTCCGGATCCTTTAGCGCATGAATTTATGGTTTGGAGTTTTACTATTGCGCCTGATCCTACTATAACATCTCTTCCCTACATAGAATACTTTGATGAAGTAACTGCTCCTACTCTGCCCTGGGGCTGGAAAGCTTATATTAATTCAACTTCCACTTCTGCTTATGTTCGCACTTACAGTAGTACTACTTATGCCCAAAGCCCGCCTAATAGTGTTCAACTATCCAATAGCTCAGATACTAATGCTGATTTGAGGTTAATCTCTCCTCCGATTGATCTCTCTGCCAGGTCTATAAACAGAATTAAACTAAAATTCTATGCCCGTAGCAGCACTGCAGGTTACCCGATCCTGATCGGAACAGTTAGTGCAAAAGATTCTACTGGTATCTTTACCCAGATTACCTCTATTAATCTTACTGCTACTAAAACGGAATATGTAATCTCACTTCAGGATTATGTGGGAACCGATCAGTATATTTGTTTCAAACATGGCTTGGGAGGAAGTTCCCGTTCTCTTTATATTGACGATGTTAAATTTATTGAACTAATACCAGCGGACTTGGCTGCTACTTCAATTAGCGGACCTACCTTTATTCAAGCGGGTAATAGTTATGATTATAGTATTAGTGTGTTCAATGAAGGAACTGCCGAACAAAACTCTTATACGGTGAATTTGAAAACCGGAACCGAAACTTTGGCTACCTTAAATGTCAATGCTCCTCTTACTAGTGGAGCTACCGCTCAGCATACCCTTTCCTGGATTCCGGCTAACGGAGGTGTTTATCCTCTTTACGGAGAAGTAATTTTAGCTGGAGACGGTAATCCTTCTAATAATTCTTCCAATATTATAGACGCTTATGTAGTTGATCCTACAATGACCATTATTCCTGTGGGTGACGATGCCAGCACGACAACCGGTAATTATCTGCCTTTGAATATGTATTATAAGAACAGTGTAACCGAAGAGCTATATTTCACGGATGAAATGCATCTGCAAACCGGAACTATTACTGCTATTGTCTATAAGAATAATTTTGTGGAAACACTACTTGATAAGTCGGTAAAAATCTGGATGGCGCATACTGATTCTACCTCCCTTGTGAATGGTTGGTTACCGAGTGCGAACTATACTCTTGTATTTGATGGAACGGTTACCTTCCCGAATGGAATTAACGAAGTTGTTATTCCTTTGGATACACCTTTCAATTTCACGGGTGGAGTTCTTGCTACACGAGTGAATCGTCCGATGGATACTTCTTATTATAACTCAAGCGATAAATTCTACTATACAACTACTGCTGAACATACTAATCGCTCTCGATATTTACAAAGCGATTCTGAAACTTATAACCCTCTGGCACCTTCTGCAGCTGGAACTGCCGTCGGTTATGTTCCCAATACTTACTTCGTTGTTCAAAATGCAGTTATGCAGCAACAAGCAGTGCTGGAAGGTTATGTTCGCAATTCTGTTACCAATCAACCAATTGTAGGAGCAACCATTACTCTTACTGAACGAGTATCAACTACCACTAATGAAGATGGTTTTTACCACATTGGTTTCTGGGAATCATTAACAGTTGATGCCACCGCAAGTATGCATGCTTATTACAATCTTACTATTACAGATATAGCTCTAACCTTAGGAACTACTGTAACTCAAAACTTCAATTTAGTGCCTATGCCCCGGGTAACAGTTAGCGGAATTGTTACTGCCAATGATTATCCTTCTGGCTTGGTTGGCACAACTGTTAGCATATCCGGAATTGAAAATTATGAAACAGTTACAGGAACCGGTGGTGCTTTCACTATTACTTATGTTTTGGGCAGTGCGGATACCTTGAGCTATGCTTTAACTGTTGAGAAAGAAGGTTATCAAACCTATATTAGTGCCCTGGATGTTGTTGAAACCAATGTGAATGTGGGAACTATCAATCTGACGGAATACCTCTGGACACCTTATAACCTTGTTGCTACTCATTCCGGAAACGATGTTTCTCTTACTTGGGAACCTGCTGGAGTACCTAATTACTATTTTTGCGACTTTGAATCAGATAATGGTGGCTGGGTTAGCAGTGGATATGGAGATTGGGAATGGGGTCATTATAATTTAGCTAATTATGTAGATATAGATACCTATGTGGATACACCCCCTCAATCTGCACATTCCGGAACCGGGATGTGGGGAACGGTATTGGAGGGAAGTTATTCCAATTGCAATACCTGGTCTTATTTACGTAAAACTTTTGACCTCTCCATTTTTTCCAATCCTGTCTTAAGTTTTTGGCACTATATGAATGGTTACAATACTTGGGATTATGGCTTGATAAAGGTAAACGGCACTACGGTTTGGGGAAATAGTTCTTCCGCTGTCTTTATGCCTTGGCAGGAACTTACTATCAACCTTTCCGCTTATGCTAATATGAATAGTGTAGAGATAAGTTTTGAATGGTTTGCTACTACTACAGTTTCTTATGCAGGATGGTATATTGATGACATTTATATTGGACCAGCAAGCAGAAATATAGTTGCAACTCAGTTTGCTTCCCGCAATCCTGGAGATCGCTGGTTCCTGAATTACAGTGTGTATCGTTTCCTGACTGCTGATGAAGGAACTCCAGCAAACTGGTCTCTATTACAAACTGGTTTATCTGATACTACCTATATGGATACGACTTTTGGAACTCAACCTGGTGGAAAATATAAGTGGGCTGTAATAGCTAATTATAGTGGAGGATTACAGTCAAATGCTATTATATCTAATCACTTAGGAAAACTTGCCAAACCTCAAAATGTGGTCGCTACCAAGGTTGGAACTACAGTTCAACTTTCCTGGAATGCCGATCCTGGTGCTGATTATTATGTAATCTATGCTGCCGGTGATCCTTATGGTACATTTACGGTTCTTGATTACGAAAATACAACCTCCTACACTATATCAGCTCCATTAGCAAAACAGTTCTTCAAAATCGCTTCTGCAGACGGGACTATGCCTATTGCTAAGGAATTAGAACCCCCTGCCAAAAGTAAAAAGTAA
- a CDS encoding SUMF1/EgtB/PvdO family nonheme iron enzyme, with protein sequence MLNKDAEGIKYIVEKEGREFLLKIFYKTSLSNIENIFSLQQRLQELNKLENKHLPKVTEIDPHFDPPYMVVEFIHGISLANLKTHNPEKLTEDFIRLVAIQIVNTAISLHQHQLTLSQLALTNIMINDNDEVIILSSAITWEERDEREEMFSIALVLAQALSQHNFYKTLYSQERLTTQKFEYIYGVSVPLNKILAECLHRNILQRYRSLDDLLNALINLPPVSECEIWTEPEKAIPDNIEDRSKKDIPKTRIELPFWILIALIIVTVVMLLTTNIFSVLFGGKGEKLTYSSWLMPNTESDTVNNSVPIAELPREKPTQTTYGELKTGTPAPREDFRKQPSVPKITTVIPPPTAPKPRPPQNMVFIEASTLGFGRLRENPNPNVSLSSFYINKFEVTQEEWNIYMKPANCSTFGENLPVDNISWFDIAIYCNGRSEAEGLTPAYKIRGVGASRVVTCDFKANGYRLPTEAEWEMAAKASKLYNYSGSDDPDEVSWNRDNSSGKIHTPGTKKPNDFGIYDMTGNVAEWVWDWYDVNYIRSLPTFINPTGPETGTLKVIRGGSVMNGEGRNLNIMWREKGDPNRGYQYVGFRLVRSN encoded by the coding sequence ATGCTGAATAAGGACGCTGAGGGCATAAAATACATTGTAGAAAAGGAAGGCAGGGAATTTCTGCTGAAAATATTCTATAAAACAAGCTTAAGCAACATAGAAAATATCTTTTCTCTCCAGCAACGCCTCCAAGAACTAAATAAACTGGAAAATAAACACCTTCCTAAAGTTACTGAAATTGATCCGCATTTTGATCCTCCTTATATGGTAGTGGAATTTATTCATGGTATTTCTCTTGCAAACCTTAAAACCCATAATCCGGAAAAATTGACTGAGGACTTTATCCGCTTAGTAGCAATCCAAATTGTAAATACAGCGATTAGTTTACATCAACATCAACTTACGCTCAGTCAACTTGCTTTAACCAATATAATGATAAATGATAACGATGAGGTGATAATTCTTTCTTCCGCTATCACCTGGGAGGAAAGAGATGAACGTGAAGAAATGTTCTCTATTGCTCTTGTTTTAGCTCAAGCATTATCCCAACACAATTTCTATAAAACATTATACAGTCAGGAGCGCTTAACTACTCAAAAATTTGAATATATCTACGGAGTAAGCGTCCCCCTCAACAAAATCCTTGCTGAATGTTTGCATCGCAATATTTTACAGCGTTATCGCAGTTTGGATGATTTACTGAATGCCTTAATCAACCTGCCTCCCGTTTCTGAATGCGAAATTTGGACTGAACCGGAAAAAGCAATACCAGACAATATAGAAGACCGTAGCAAAAAAGATATTCCCAAAACCAGAATTGAACTCCCCTTTTGGATACTGATTGCACTCATCATCGTAACTGTTGTAATGTTGCTTACCACCAATATTTTCAGTGTTCTCTTCGGTGGTAAAGGAGAAAAATTAACTTATTCTTCCTGGCTTATGCCTAATACCGAATCGGATACGGTAAATAATTCTGTTCCTATAGCTGAATTGCCCCGCGAAAAACCAACTCAAACAACTTATGGTGAATTGAAAACCGGCACTCCAGCCCCCAGAGAGGACTTTCGTAAGCAACCCTCTGTTCCCAAAATAACTACTGTTATTCCACCACCTACAGCTCCCAAACCTCGTCCTCCTCAAAATATGGTTTTTATTGAAGCAAGTACTTTAGGTTTTGGACGCTTGAGAGAAAATCCCAATCCTAATGTCTCCTTATCTTCTTTTTATATCAATAAATTTGAAGTTACACAAGAAGAATGGAATATTTATATGAAACCGGCAAACTGTTCTACCTTCGGAGAAAACTTACCTGTAGATAACATCAGCTGGTTTGATATTGCCATTTATTGCAATGGTAGAAGTGAAGCGGAGGGTTTAACTCCGGCATATAAAATTAGAGGAGTAGGCGCTTCCCGAGTTGTTACCTGCGATTTTAAAGCTAATGGCTACCGTCTGCCTACTGAAGCTGAATGGGAAATGGCAGCTAAAGCAAGTAAACTATATAATTATAGCGGATCGGATGACCCCGATGAGGTCTCTTGGAACAGAGATAACAGCAGCGGTAAAATTCATACACCGGGAACCAAAAAACCCAACGATTTCGGCATTTACGATATGACAGGAAATGTTGCAGAATGGGTTTGGGATTGGTACGATGTAAATTATATCCGTTCCCTGCCTACTTTTATCAATCCTACAGGTCCCGAAACTGGAACCTTAAAAGTTATCCGCGGTGGAAGTGTAATGAATGGAGAAGGTAGAAATCTAAACATTATGTGGAGAGAAAAAGGAGACCCGAACCGGGGATATCAATATGTGGGCTTTCGCTTAGTGCGCAGCAACTAA